One segment of Setaria viridis chromosome 4, Setaria_viridis_v4.0, whole genome shotgun sequence DNA contains the following:
- the LOC117854091 gene encoding AP-1 complex subunit gamma-2 isoform X1: MDLAINPFSSGTRLRDMIRSIRACKTAAEERAVVRRECAAIRAAISESDQDYRHRNMAKLMFIHMLGYPTHFGQMECLKLIAAAGFPEKRIGYLGLMLLLDERQEVLMLVTNSLKQDLNHSNQFIVGLALCALGNICSAEMARDLAPEVERLLQNRDPNTKKKAALCSIRIVRKVPDLAENFMGAAASLLKEKHHGVLISAVQLCTELCKASTEALEYLRKNSLEGLVRILRDVSNSSYAPEYDVAGITDPFLHIRVLKLMRTLSQGDADCSEYINDILAQVATKTESNKNAGNAILYECVETIMGIEATSGLRVLAINILGRFLSNRDNNIRYVALNMLMKAIAVDTQAVQRHRATILECVKDADVSIRKRALELVYLLVNDTNVKPLTKELVDYLEVSDQDFKDDLTAKICSIVEKFSQDKLWYLDQMFRVLSLAGNHVKDDVWHALIVLISNASELQGYSVRSLYKALQACGEQESLVRVAVWCIGEYGEMLVNNVSMLDIEEPITVTESDAVDAVEVYLKRYSADVTTRAMCLVSLLKLSSRFPPTSERIKEIVAQNKGNTVLELQQRSIEFSSIIQRHQSIKSSLLERMPVLDEANYLVKRAASMQATVSSVKSAPAVTPGGQLKLPNGVAKPPAAPLADLLDLSSDDTPVTTSAPTTAPNDFLQDLLGIGLIDSSPAGGAPSTSTDILMDLLSIGSTPVQNGPPTSNFIPPGIETKPVPVTPQVVDLLDGLSSSTSLPDGNAAYPTITAFQSATLRITFSFKKQPGKPQETTINATFTNLATTTFTDFVFQAAVPKFIQLRLDPASSSTLPASGNGSVTQSLSVTNNQHGQKPLAMRIRVSYKVNGEDRLEQGQVSNFPAGL, from the exons ATGGACCTCGCCATCAACCCCTTCTCCTCCGGCACCCGCCTCCG GGACATGATACGCTCGATACGCGCGTGCAAGACGGCCGCGGAGGAGCGCGCGGTTGTGCGGCGGGAGTGCGCGGCGATACGGGCCGCCATCAGCGAGAGCGACCAGGACTACCGGCACCGGAACATGGCCAAGCTCATGTTCATCCACATGCTCGGCTACCCCACCCACTTCGGCCAGATGGAGTGCCTCAAGCTCATCGCCGCCGCGGGCTTCCCCGAGAAGCGCATCGGCTACCTCGGACTCATGCTGCTGCTCGACGAGCGGCAGGAGGTCCTTATGCTCGTCACCAACTCCCTCAAGCA AGATCTTAACCACTCGAACCAGTTCATTGTGGGGCTTGCACTCTGCGCCCTTGGCAACATATGTTCTGCTGAAATGGCTCGCGATCTGGCACCTGAAGTGGAGAGGCTGTTGCAAAATAGGGATCCTAATACAAAGAAGAAG GCTGCCTTATGCTCTATAAGGATTGTAAGAAAAGTCCCAGACTTGGCAGAAAATTTCATGGGTgctgctgcatcattactgAAGGAAAAACATCATGGGGTTCTTATATCTGCTGTTCAGCTTTGCACGGAACTCTGTAAAGCCAGCACTGAAGCATTGGAGTACTTGAGGAAG AACTCTCTTGAAGGTTTGGTCCGAATACTGAGAGATGTGTCCAACAGTTCATATGCTCCTGAATACGATGTTGCTGGCATTACAGATCCGTTCTTACATATCCGAGTGCTTAAACTCATGCGAACACTGAGCCAAGGAGATGCAGATTGCAGTGAGTATATTAATGATATTCTTGCTCAG GTTGCAACGAAAACCGAGTCAAATAAGAATGCTGGAAATGCTattttatatgaatgtgttgaGACCATAATGGGCATCGAAGCTACCAGTGGTTTACGTGTGTTGGCAATCAATATTTTGGGTAGATTTTTGTCCAACCGTGATAACAACATAAG ATATGTTGCCCTGAACATGCTTATGAAGGCCATTGCTGTAGACACACAAGCAGTGCAGAGGCACAGAGCAACAATTTTAGAGTGTGTCAAG GATGCAGATGTCTCCATTCGCAAAAGGGCCCTGGAACTTGTTTACCTACTTGTCAATGATACAAATGTAAAGCCTTTGACTAAGGAGCTTGTTGATTACCTTGAAGTGAGTGATCAAGATTTCAAGGACGACCTCACTGCTAAGATATGCTCAATAGTTGAAAA GTTTTCCCAGGACAAGCTATGGTACTTAGACCAGATGTTCAGAGTTTTATCACTG GCTGGAAATCATGTAAAGGATGATGTATGGCATGCTCTTATAGTTCTAATAAGTAATGCATCTGAACTTCAAGGATATTCAGTCAGGTCATTATATAAGGCATTGCAAGCATGTGGTGAACAG GAAAGTTTAGTTAGGGTGGCTGTTTGGTGCATCGGTGAATATGGAGAAATGCTGGTCAACAATGTTAGTATGTTGGACATTGAGGAACCGATCACG GTAACAGAATCTGATGCTGTGGATGCTGTAGAGGTCTATCTTAAACGCTACTCTGCAGATGTTACTACTAGGGCTATGTGTCTTGTCTCCCTTTTGAAGCTTTCCTCCCGGTTTCCACCAACCTCGGA GAGGATAAAAGAAATAGTTGCACAGAATAAAGGGAATACTGTGCTTGAATTGCAGCAAAGATCTATTGAATTCAGTTCCATTATACAAAGACACCAGTCTATAAA ATCATCATTGCTTGAACGGATGCCTGTATTGGATGAAGCTAATTATTTGGTGAAGAGAGCTGCTTCTATGCAAGCCACGGTTTCATCAGTAAAATCAGCTCCAGCAGTCACTCCTGGAGGCCAACTTAAGCTTCCAAATGGTGTAGCAAAGCCACCAGCAGCTCCTTTAGCTGATTTGCTTGATTTGAGTTCTGATGATACCCCAGTGACTACCTCGGCCCCTACTACAGCGCCTAATGATTTTCTACAGGACCTTTTGGGCATTGGCTTGATTGATTCATCCCCTGCAG GCGGAGCTCCATCTACAAGCACAGACATTCTAATGGATCTTCTATCTATTGGTTCAACTCCTGTACAAAATGGCCCACCAACATCGAACTTTATCCCTCCAGGCATAG AAACCAAACCTGTTCCTGTTACACCTCAAGTTGTGGATCTTCTTGATGGTTTGTCCTCAAGCACATCTCTTCCTG ATGGAAATGCAGCTTATCCCACAATCACAGCATTCCAGAGTGCAACCTTGAGGATCACATTCAGCTTCAAAAAGCAGCCTGGGAAACCTCAGGAGACTACAATTAATGCTACCTTCACAAATTTAGCAACTACCACATTCACAGATTTCGTCTTCCAGGCAGCTGTGCCAAAG TTCATCCAGTTGCGTCTGGACCCAGCTAGCAGCAGCACTCTTCCTGCCAGTGGAAATGGGTCAGTTACACAAAGCCTCAGTGTTACTAACAACCAGCATGGACAG AAACCACTTGCAATGCGTATCCGGGTGTCTTACAAAGTGAATGGCGAGGACAGGCTAGAACAAGGGCAGGTCAGCAACTTTCCTGCTGGGTTGTAG